GGGGAGGGGCATCCCTCTGGCTTTGCCTTAAGAGGCTTAAAAGAAGAATCCTTACACTGAGTTGCCGCTGAGCCGCCATCAGATGGTTTGAGATGGGCCACATGGTCTACAGATATCCTCTCAGCCTCCACAGTCTTAGATCAAGCATACTAGCAGTGTTAAAAAAAGAACACTTATATAGCTAACAAACACAAGGagagcacacacacacacacacacacctcaatGGTATAATTTGATCTGACAAAGATGAGCTGAGGACTCCCGTCAATGACATGCAACTCTTAAAATTacagaaaataaagaaggaTTAGAGCCCAATATGAAAAAAAGGCAGTGAGACAAGAACTTTGTACATTGAAAAGATTCCAAGTGATTTTAAGTATATATTGAGAAGAGTTGAAGGGCTATCCATGTTATACTAGTACGGTAGTACCTAATACTAATGTAGCTACATATTGGCACATGGCGAAGGAACTTTACGATCACTAGATAGTAGATAGCAAGTAAATAAATGAacaacatcaacatcaacatcaacaaagaTAGTAGATAGCAAGTAAATAAATGAACAACATCAACAAGCAAGTTGaaactccgccatggccggtcccaagcccgggtaaaggaggagggttgtgtTAAGGCTTGGCGAGCCAACGTAAAAACCTTGCCACTCAAGTAAATAAATGAACATttacaaaaaaaggaaaaagcagTGTGACACAATGACAAGGCAGAGAGATTATCTACTTTATATTTACATCTACGTCTCACTTCATAAATATCCTTTATGGCTCTAAACTAAGAAGTTAAAGAGCAATACTAGGATGTCAGAGTGACTTCGTGATCTAAGATGCTCAGATTCGGAGTAACATGCATGCATAACTGGTGTGAACCAAGAATCAAGCGCCAATAGTCAATGCAGCACATATAAAATCCTTGCATAAATAGATTTATGGTCCAAAGATCAGGAGAAGCAAGTTGCCATACATTCAATGGTTCCAAACTTTAGATTATATTAGCTTACCACTCTCATAGATAGTCACAGGGAGATCCTTCTGGGAGAGGTTGATTGCAGGATTTAATAGTAGATAAACAGGGCTTTCGTTAACGTCCATCAACTGGATAATAATACATGTAAAAGAAGGTTATGCAGAGGCAACTGAACATATACATCGCAGATCAAACAAATATCTATGCTGACAAGCAATTCCTCAACTATTCTCAAGTCAAAATAAAATATCGCCCATTTCATTCAGGTCATGTTCCATAGCAGTAAGTAATATGTATTTTTGCTGGCATGAGATAGGCAATACATAATTCTTTTTGCATAAGTGGGAAACTTAGGATTAAGGAAAGTCTGCAGTATCAAAGGTATTGGTAAAAGTATTCTCTGATTTCTAATTAGATAATTTTGCCTTGTAGTTAGGCTTTGAGAATTGTAAGTGATGCGACATTTTCAGTTGTTAATCTTGCAGCAGTATTACTCTGTTTAATTTTAAATGTGAAACTTCAAGAGCGCCTTATTAGAAGCATAAATAGGGTACATTATTAGGTTATCAGCAGTAGTGGTTACTAACCATCTGCTTCAGCACCAATTACAATACTACAGTGATAGAATTCCCAGATTCCACAAGCATCAAGCCAGTTTGTTCTCTTGTTTTAGTAGGCACCTGAAAATAGGCCTACCACATAGTAATAACAATTCCTAGGTGCTACTTGCCATTAGCAGTAATAAGTACTATACTAAGATTAAATGAAACACGCATTTTCTTCATAAATAACACGAGCAAACACTAAATGCCAAAGCCCAATGTCGCCGTTTCTCAGATTAATcacttgaagaaaaggttctAAAAACTCACGGCCTTGTGGATTTGCATGTCAGTGTCATGCACATCGCTTCCAGTGGAGTACCAGCCCAGCACATAGAAATCGGGGAACACCTTCTTATCTGCACAGCCACAATCGTAACAAGCACTCATCAAACTACCCAGAAAACCCTATCATTCCCTAGAATTCCGAGGGTCATCGAACCCTAGAAAACCCCAAGACTCAAGTACGAGCTTACAGagctcctgcttcttctcaaggaaggcgcggtcgagggtgccCGAGACGGGGTCGAGCACGAGCTCGAAGCTGTTGAAGATCTCCACCGTCCGGCCGCGCTGCACCCCGATCACGCACCCGAACACCCTCGGtggctgccccgccgccgccccggacgAGGAGGAGCCGTCCCCGGAGCAGGCGGCCTGGGCCTTGACGCGGGTGTGGTGGTCCGAGACGTTCACGATGACGAGGGGGTGGAGCTTGAAGGTGAGGCCGCTGCTGGAGGAAGCGGCGGCCGACGCGGCCGCGGGGGCGGGCGCCTGgccagcggccgcggcggggtcgGAGGGCGCCGACATGGTCGGAGCCGGGGGAGAGGGGGCGGAGGCTTGACCTAGGttgcgccggcgtggatttcgaCGGCGAGGCGACGGGCAGGATGCGAAGGTGGGGTTGCGGGGGTTTTGCGCTGTGGGGCGGCGTGGCTTTTGGCGTGCTTAGGTTTCGGGCTTTCGTGCGTGAGAGGCCGAGCCGGGTTTCGTCTCGCGTGTTGGGCTGGAAGGTTATTTGGGCTTTATGTGGGCTGGTCTGGAGCTTGGTGAGTTCTTATATGGGCCGATTGGTGGAGAAGTAGAACTGCGTCTTTTGGGCCGTCCGATGAGCTTCGGGAGCGAGAAAGCTGAAGCTGTTGGGCTTGGGCGGGTCATGAACTTTGAGCTTAATTTGAAACAAATTCGTGGGCAAAGCACCATTGAACCTGTTGTTTGCGATATCGATGATCTGCAGATCCCGAAAATACTCCAAGCTCGAGTTCTCTTCGAGACTTTTTTTAAGCCTTTTTTTTGTTAACCTCATCCTAGGTACAAGCAGTAGTACGTTCTCTATCCTAGGTAGTAGGTACAACTGTACAAGCAGTAGTACGTTCTCTACGAGACTTGACAATGAACCATAGAATTGGTTTGACCTCAAGAGTAGGGCGCGAACGTGAGGTAGATCTCCTAcccaagaaggaaaagaatCTGTAACAAAATTTCCACCAACATTGGCTGTTCGttgtgctggtgctggagcctgctgctggagtggtgtgagagaaaaatactgttggagtggtgtgagagcaAAATACtattggagtggtgtgagaggaaaatactattggctggtgctggagcagAACGGCAGAACAGTGTCGAGGATAGTTCTTGGTAGCTGGACAGCGACCTTGGCAGATGCCCTGTGCTTTGATTTCTATTAAAATCGATGGAGTGTAAAAGAAACACCCCTCCTCAACATTATCACAAGAGGGACCAGTCATCTCTTCGGCCCCATCTGTTCACCCTGTTGCCCTTGCCTGAGGTAACAATGCTACCTCATGTTTGAATTTTATTTGTGACGAAGCTGTAACATTTGCAAGACAAAAGTACCTTGAACATGAGTTCTCGCTGGTCAATACATCATGAAAGTTCATACAAAACAATATACCCTCATATACAAAGGAAAATGATTTGTAACCTTGCATAAATTAcgtgcagttttttttttgcgcacACGGATATGTGCCCACCCATGCTGTTCACCGTCGGACGAACTCTAGTGGTGGAGATTGATCCTGACATGTTGATGGAAGCTAAAGGCGTGATActcccactactacaaaaacataTTAACAACGACTTTTTTTAGCATTTTAGAGGCGGAGCATGTTATAAAGGTCCATCTTATTTAATGGATCGGCCCAATAAAAACCAAAATAAACGAATCAAACCCTAACCCACCCTCAACTCCAGCTGCACTCCTCCCTCTCGcacttctctctcctccctccactctctctctccctctctctcccctcccgcGCTCAGTGCGGCGGATCCAgtggccgcagcggcggcgcggcgtttACGGACGCGGCACGGTCGGCCGCGCGCAGCGACGTTTACGAGCCAGCGGCGCAGATCCGGCGGGCACAACTCGagcgcct
The Panicum virgatum strain AP13 chromosome 6N, P.virgatum_v5, whole genome shotgun sequence genome window above contains:
- the LOC120679455 gene encoding COP9 signalosome complex subunit 6-like, coding for MSAPSDPAAAAGQAPAPAAASAAASSSSGLTFKLHPLVIVNVSDHHTRVKAQAACSGDGSSSSGAAAGQPPRVFGCVIGVQRGRTVEIFNSFELVLDPVSGTLDRAFLEKKQELYKKVFPDFYVLGWYSTGSDVHDTDMQIHKALMDVNESPVYLLLNPAINLSQKDLPVTIYESELHVIDGSPQLIFVRSNYTIETVEAERISVDHVAHLKPSDGGSAATQLAAHLTGIHSAIKMLNSRVRVIHQYLVAMQKGDIPVDNSLLRQVSSLVRRLPAMESQKFQDDFLMEYNDTLLMTYLAMFTNCSSTMDELVEKINTSYERPATRRGGRGAFM